In Neoarius graeffei isolate fNeoGra1 chromosome 15, fNeoGra1.pri, whole genome shotgun sequence, a single genomic region encodes these proteins:
- the LOC132899058 gene encoding tigger transposable element-derived protein 1-like, translating into MSTKRPAPTKAPPDAPKRQRRMLTIAEKVKLLDMLKEGRSYAAVGRHYGINESSVRSIKKEENKIRTTAAISFNKDAKRVVTVRNKTIVRMESALALWIKDCRKKNITLDTNVIRTKAKKLYETFADSDDIHDSEEEEDVYLGPSASAVHAVSSPFNASKGWFEKFQKRFGLKNVSLHGEAASANTAGAEAYVNNRFKAIIEEGGYKPEQVFNMDETGLFWKRMPSRTFIMQEEAKAPGFKAQKDRLTLVMCGNAAGFMIKPGLIYRSKNPRALKNKNKDALPIYWMHNAKAWMTKVLNQDWFKQCFIPEVKCYLRGKGLDFKVLLLIDNAGGHADDLSYDGVKIEFLPPNTTSLIQPLDQGIIRAFKTLYTRNTLQHLVEAVDSDQDFSLKNYWRGYTIASCLQNIQRAIQEMKTETLNACWKKLWPEAVQNPTGVSLDEIHHSAVDTAVNLAKQLGGDGFNDMTPD; encoded by the coding sequence ATGTCGACGAAACGTCCTGCACCGACAAAGGCACCTCCAGACGCGCCCAAAAGgcagaggaggatgctaactatcGCAGAAAAAGTTAAACTTTTGGACATGCTGAAGGAAGGTAGAAGCTATGCTGCTGTGGGGCGCCATTACGGAATAAATGAATCTTCAGTTCGTTCTATAAAGAAGGAGGAAAATAAAATAAGGACCACAGCAGCAATAAGTTTTAACAAGGATGCAAAAAGGGTTGTGACTGTCCGCAACAAAACCATCGTAAGGATGGAGTCTGCTTTAGCTTTGTGGATTAAAGACTGCAGGAAAAAGAACATTACGCTGGATACCAACGTTATCCGCACAAAAGCTAAAAAACTTTATGAAACCTTTGCTGACAGCGATGACATTCATGACAGCGAAGAGGAGGAGGATGTGTATCTCGGGCCATCGGCGAGTGCTGTTCACGCAGTATCAAGCCCATTTAATGCCAGCAAGGGCTGGTTTGAGAAATTTCAGAAacgttttggacttaaaaatgttTCTCTGCACGGAGAGGCTGCCTCTGCGAATACCGCTGGAGCAGAGGCATACGTGAACAACAGATTTAAAGCGATCATTGAGGAAGGGGGATATAAGCCTGAACAAGTTTTTAATATGGATGAGACAGGCTTATTTTGGAAACGAATGCCCTCTCGCACCTTTATCATGCAGGAAGAAGCCAAAGCCCCGGGATTTAAGGCCCAAAAAGATCGTTTGACTCTGGTTATGTGTGGAAATGCGGCAGGTTTTATGATAAAACCAGGCCTTATTTATAGGTCTAAAAATCCTAGAGCCCTGAAAAACAAAAATAAGGATGCGTTGCCCATTTACTGGATGCACAACGCAAAGGCTTGGATGACAAAAGTGCTCAATCAGGATTGGTTCAAACAGTGTTTCATCCCGGAGGTCAAGTGTTATTTGAGAGGAAAAGGACTAGACTTTAAAGTGCTTCTGCTCATTGACAACGCCGGAGGTCACGCTGATGATTTGTCGTATGATGGtgtgaaaatcgaatttctgccgccgAACACTACATCGCTGATTCAGCCCTTGGACCAAGGCATCATCCGTGCTTTCAAGACTCTCTATACGCGCAACACTCTGCAACATCTTGTTGAGGCTGTGGACTCGGATCAAGATTTCTCACTAAAGAACTACTGGCGTGGATACACCATtgcatcatgtctccaaaatattcAGAGGGCCATTCAGGAGATGAAAACTGAAACTTTGAATGCCTGCTGGAAAAAACTGTGGCCAGAGGCAGTGCAAAACCCGACCGGAGTCTCCCTTGACGAGATCCATCACTCTGCGGTAGATACAGCTGTGAATCTAGCTAAACAGCTTGGAGGAGACGGCTTTAATGACATGACTCCTGATTAA